AGCTGGAGAGACAAAGTATTGTTGTATTTCTGTGTTGCTTTAGTTTTGCACTATTCCACTCAGTGTCTTTAAGTCTGACTTCCTTTCAAGTTATCTATTTAACTTCAGGATCATTGGTGTTACGTATTTCAACAAACCACAGTATAAAAAGAACATAAACACACAACTATTCTTAGCATTGTGTACTCACTTCTCAGTGTATAACAAATGCAGTACtgaattagttttaaaaaacttttattaaaacataGTAATTACCAACTCTTTCCACTGCTTTAATGTCTTCGATCTTGCAGCCTGAAGAATACTTATAGTTTTCTTTACTCTTGAACTCTTTATGTCATCTAAAAGGCTTTGAAGAAGGAAACACACTTAAATCTCTCTTGGAATtagagtttatttatttataattaaaaaataaataaataaagcttctTTCTTAACCTATTAAATAATGACATTCTTGACTTCCAATgttccagctctgcagatggACCAATGTCATCAGCTTCCCTTCTCATTTGCTCACTCTCCACTAACACTTGTCTGATCTGTTTGATCCAAATCATTAACACCTCTTCAAGTTTCTCAGTGATCTCTGTGTTACTGCCTTCAAAATCAAAAAAGAGCACAGTCTCATGAGTTCCAAAAAGTCTTAAACTACGTTTTTAACTACAGAGATGAAATGTTTTTGGCTAAGACTCCATGTAAACTGAGTATATTCAAATCACTGCCAACAACAGGAAAAGATTAAGATTATAACAAGATGCACATATATATGTCTTACCTCTTTTTAAGAGCCATCAGTTCTCTTCTGGAAGTTAGTCTACCTAGGCTAATACAAGGTAGAAGTATTGAGTAGTTTGGTGTGACTTCACTCTGAAATTCCTTGCAGTGATAAGAAATGGTGGAAGGTTACTGTTCAAAGAGATATAACCACCCATTTTCTTACgtatttatatatacatgtgtccgtgcgtgtgtgtgtgtgtgtatgtgtgtgtgtgtgtgtgtgtgtatgtcttTTTTTGACTCACAGTCCTTGGATTTAATAGTGGATAAGATTTCCCCAGtgtcaaagaaagcaaagaatatACACCAGTCTTCACTTGGCAATTACTTAGCCAGCAAATCAGGAAGGATGGAGGCCAGTGTCTACGTGATCTGGCAAGGAACTTCCTAATTAAGATAAATGAACTAAAGGACAGAATTGATGATTTTGTGATTAGACAGTATTAAATCTGACAAGAGTCACCAGAAAAATGTATATAGGTCATGGAAGCTGAAttaattcttcaaaataaatgtttactaatgacataacatttattttcttaggaaTAGCATCACTATCCAAGTGCTCGCATTGCTGTAGGAATTATTTACCTGCAGTTATGTAGTCAGATGGGTTCTGTAAATTACTGATATAAGTATCAATATCCACTTCTGCAAGCTGAATTCTATCTTCCAGATTCTGTCTTGATGATGACAAGGTATCCACAAATCTATCGACGGAATATAGAAAATCTTGTATCTGGCTGCTCTTCAGACCTTCTTTCACAGCTCCCCAGTGCTATTTGTTTAAcaagtaatgaaagaaaaagaaaagaaataaaaaaagaaaaagtaaaataaggaTCATGCATTCTTATGCTccttaaattatttatttattagaaagctatttcttatttttggcAGTATATTAAAGTTTATCAGTAAAGCTCTCTAAACGTGCTCATCAATACTATGGCATAAACATTTCAAAGTGTGCATTGATTTAATTATTCTGTTAGATAACATCTTAAGTAGGATGgaatcatttttttcagagtgtctggtatgatgctatgttttggttttaggagaaaaacaatgttcaTAACACACTGACGTTTCTGTTAAGCAGTGTTGCCAAGAGCCAAGGCCACTCACAGTGAAGGGCCCAAGGAGCACGGAGGGAGCAGAACTGGGACAACTGACTTAAATTGGCCAAAGGGATAGTCCATACCATATGAAACTACGTGAAAGGAGTTTTGAACAGGGTAGGAGTTCATTTCActctcttccactgctcaggGGACTGGCTGAGCAATTTACATGTGCataacatacatacatatacatgtatttGTCATAATCAttatccttttgtttttctctatcttagtaaatagtaAATTTAGTAAATTTATCTCAAgccatgagttctactttgttttcttttcaattctctcctccatcccactggAAAGGAGGGGAGTGAACAAATgactgtgctgctgagccaccTGATGAGTTAAACCAGATAAGAAGACAGAAATTAGCATGAGGCTCCCAAAAAGTAAGACACCTCCATGTTCTCACACtcaattttctttattgttttttccccactctgATTTGGCAACTTCCAAACAGAGAAAATAGATTCTAATCTCCTTTATTACTCCGAGTTTTGAGAAAATGCGAGCATAAACTAATAGGATTTGACACTACCATTCTCAGAAGACTCTGAGgtttattacattttttactTCTGAACATGTACTTCtagaagaaacagaaccaactgtGATGCTTTGCAAGCTCCACTAAACAAAGGACAACTAAACGATGCTGGATAACCCAGCCACGACAGCACCTCCTGTCTACACTCTAGAATAAAACTATGGACAGATCTTTAGTTTTATCAGAAGGACTTGGAACTTCTTTCAAACCAAGCTTAATACAGTTAGAATTAAATCATCACAGTTTTGCCttagaatggaatggaatggaatgacTGTTatgccattttcttctttgtcatgAGCATTGCAACTGCTGATATTACTTGAAAATAAGCAATAACTATATGAATTTGAAACACTTAAATACAAATTGCATGACTGTCATAAAGGCCTATATTAGACTTGCATATTTTTATGGCCAGCTTTTTGTTCATCAGATGCGCAACGTACAACAGTCACTTACCTTAATTCCAAAAGTtcttgagaaaaacaaaaaactatctATTTGATTACCTGTTGGGATTTAAGCGCTGGTATCATGATCTGGGACAGGAACAATTCCAGACCCTGAAGGATATTTCCATTAGAACAATCGAAGATGCCAAAATTCACCTCCTTTGGGAAGAAGCAGAAGGTAATAAAATGTATGTAAAACTTTTACATTATACTATTTCAGTAAAATTCAATACAGATATAGCTCATAACTTCCTACATTTCATGAGGACACTGCCCCCCGATACAGAATTTGCTTTTACTATTGATTAAAATTCAGCTGGAAATTCTAGGACTTGCCATACCCACCAGAAAAATCTGTCTCATATTGTAGCAAATATACTTCAGTAATCAGTTAAGATTAACCACTTAATATCAATACATTAATCGTAAGACAATTTTATGTCTATATTTTTCCAGTAGAGGAACAGCATCCATCTATCACAAGCGTCTAAAAACTGCATGCCTTCCAGTGTTACTCATATATGGGCTAGCTGGCTATTCTGTTAC
The DNA window shown above is from Meleagris gallopavo isolate NT-WF06-2002-E0010 breed Aviagen turkey brand Nicholas breeding stock chromosome 3, Turkey_5.1, whole genome shotgun sequence and carries:
- the LOC104910205 gene encoding dynein heavy chain 5, axonemal-like codes for the protein MSDKVITTSNVCQEVNFGIFDCSNGNILQGLELFLSQIMIPALKSQQHWGAVKEGLKSSQIQDFLYSVDRFVDTLSSSRQNLEDRIQLAEVDIDTYISNLQNPSDYITAGSNTEITEKLEEVLMIWIKQIRQVLVESEQMRREADDIGPSAELEHWKSRMSLFNSLLDDIKSSRVKKTISILQAARSKTLKQWKELDGSITIAANEAKDNVRYLYTLDKFFALLSKASPVTMVEQIPSLMNAVCMIYCTSPHYNTSERMTSLLLKITNQMINTCKTYLREGVSKIWDLDR